The following proteins come from a genomic window of Microbacterium sp. SY138:
- a CDS encoding molybdenum cofactor biosynthesis F family protein gives MTTLNPADTSTWLPLEGLAPGFDANKAPHSTALSGREITVVDARGTRIVHRFADAAVTWEYQPGAEDATEAASDTDDYEAFEVDADLYFVQFHHRYLPNEAVSLILDLRHGRALAVISEILAAPEKGRTRVQHHFAPGVIEGAEVSGAEAAPTTTLIGRRVEWVYSTEHAYEHVYLSPRWYSWQCLAGPERGLADTDENSVWEVRPGIYVFAWREKVIPCASVTIADHRDVNAIRSHGVLFGLDESGEVPTHFTFGAHGRLLSTTLHTPELEPATFGDR, from the coding sequence ATGACGACGCTGAACCCCGCCGACACCTCCACCTGGCTGCCGCTGGAGGGCCTCGCCCCCGGTTTCGACGCCAACAAGGCTCCGCACAGCACCGCCCTCAGCGGCCGCGAGATCACGGTCGTCGACGCCCGCGGCACCCGTATCGTCCACCGGTTCGCCGACGCCGCCGTGACCTGGGAGTACCAGCCGGGTGCAGAGGACGCGACCGAGGCGGCATCCGACACCGACGACTACGAGGCCTTCGAAGTCGATGCGGACCTGTATTTCGTGCAGTTCCACCACCGGTACCTGCCGAACGAGGCCGTCTCGCTGATCCTCGACCTCCGTCACGGTCGTGCCCTCGCGGTGATCTCCGAGATCCTCGCCGCGCCCGAGAAGGGGCGCACCCGGGTGCAGCACCACTTCGCCCCCGGCGTGATCGAGGGCGCCGAGGTCTCGGGTGCCGAGGCTGCACCGACGACGACGCTCATCGGGCGCCGCGTCGAATGGGTCTACAGCACCGAGCACGCCTACGAGCACGTGTACCTCTCGCCGCGCTGGTACTCGTGGCAGTGCCTCGCCGGCCCCGAGCGCGGCCTCGCCGACACCGACGAGAACAGCGTCTGGGAGGTGCGGCCGGGTATCTACGTGTTCGCCTGGCGCGAGAAGGTGATCCCGTGCGCCTCGGTGACGATCGCCGATCATCGCGACGTCAACGCGATCCGCTCGCACGGCGTGCTGTTCGGCCTCGACGAGAGCGGTGAGGTGCCCACGCACTTCACCTTCGGTGCACACGGTCGACTGCTCTCCACCACGCTGCACACGCCGGAGCTCGAACCCGCGACCTTCGGAGACCGCTGA
- a CDS encoding amidohydrolase, whose translation MSDVADLIVTGSVIRTADRANPIVEAFAVRDGRILAVGSRADLESFRGRRTQLLDVGDAAVYPGFVDVHNHHALAGRTELFELSLAPSLTLDEILDRVREKAATLPTDAWIVGGAVATTLLPSLANTASRRLLDDAAGGRPVVLMEDSRHNRWANSRALELAGITADSIPEAGVTLLDPDDGTPTGVLLEAAGIPVQEAYDRSGGLTAAQHAAASRRGVEILNSFGITTFQDAGVSVEILEALAALDRADELNAWVVSSLLINDEIFGFDPIGEPLLDRGEEFRTAHHRPDFVKIFLDGVPPARTASFLEPYLADAAHGAHFHGETTMTLDELIGWLRSVARRGLGAKVHCTGDGSARLVLDAAAQLRDEGFTTPIQIAHGQFLAESDIPRLQALDVSADISPFIWYPGVIPQALSEVLGERAEHSQPNRALIDAGARVAGGSDWPVSDSPNTLEGLQGLVTRADPLGRAPGTLWPEQAITAEEALEVFTINAATAMGLGDETGSLTPGKSADFVVLARDAIAGPAEDIVRTEVISTWFAGRRVHGD comes from the coding sequence ATGAGCGACGTCGCCGACCTCATCGTCACCGGATCGGTGATCCGCACCGCCGACCGGGCGAACCCGATCGTCGAGGCCTTCGCGGTCCGCGACGGCAGGATCCTCGCGGTCGGGTCGCGCGCTGACCTCGAGTCGTTCCGCGGACGCCGGACGCAGCTGCTCGACGTCGGCGACGCCGCGGTGTACCCCGGTTTCGTCGATGTGCACAATCACCATGCCCTCGCCGGGCGCACCGAACTGTTCGAGCTGTCGCTGGCACCCTCGCTCACGCTCGACGAGATCCTCGACCGGGTGCGCGAGAAAGCGGCCACCCTGCCGACGGATGCGTGGATCGTGGGCGGAGCGGTCGCCACGACGTTGCTGCCGTCGCTCGCGAACACCGCGAGCCGACGGCTGCTCGATGACGCGGCCGGGGGCCGTCCGGTGGTCCTCATGGAGGACTCACGACACAACCGGTGGGCGAACAGCCGGGCGCTGGAGCTCGCGGGAATCACTGCGGACAGCATCCCCGAGGCGGGCGTCACGCTGCTCGATCCCGACGACGGCACCCCCACAGGAGTGCTGCTGGAGGCTGCGGGCATCCCGGTGCAGGAGGCATACGACCGCAGCGGCGGCCTCACTGCCGCACAGCACGCGGCCGCGTCGCGCCGCGGCGTCGAGATCCTCAACTCGTTCGGGATCACGACGTTCCAGGATGCGGGCGTGTCCGTCGAGATCCTCGAAGCCTTGGCTGCGCTCGACCGTGCCGACGAGCTCAATGCCTGGGTCGTGTCGTCGTTGCTGATCAACGACGAGATCTTCGGTTTCGACCCGATCGGCGAGCCGCTGCTCGACCGCGGCGAGGAGTTCCGCACCGCGCACCACCGCCCGGACTTCGTGAAGATCTTCCTCGACGGTGTCCCGCCCGCCCGCACGGCGTCGTTCCTCGAGCCGTATCTCGCGGACGCCGCGCACGGCGCGCACTTCCACGGCGAGACCACCATGACCCTGGACGAGCTCATCGGGTGGCTCCGCTCCGTGGCGCGGCGCGGTCTCGGCGCGAAGGTGCACTGCACGGGCGACGGCTCGGCACGTCTCGTGCTCGACGCGGCCGCGCAGCTGCGCGACGAGGGCTTCACCACCCCCATCCAGATCGCGCACGGGCAGTTCCTGGCCGAGTCGGACATCCCGCGACTGCAGGCTCTGGATGTCTCGGCCGACATCTCGCCGTTCATCTGGTATCCGGGTGTGATCCCGCAGGCGCTGTCCGAGGTTCTCGGCGAGCGCGCGGAGCATTCCCAGCCGAACCGGGCACTGATCGACGCGGGAGCCCGCGTCGCCGGCGGCTCGGACTGGCCCGTGAGCGATTCTCCGAACACCCTCGAAGGTCTGCAGGGTCTCGTGACGAGAGCCGATCCGCTCGGCCGCGCACCCGGCACCCTGTGGCCCGAGCAGGCCATCACCGCCGAGGAGGCGCTGGAGGTCTTCACGATCAACGCCGCGACCGCGATGGGACTCGGCGACGAGACCGGCTCGCTGACCCCCGGCAAGTCGGCGGACTTCGTCGTGCTGGCCCGTGACGCGATCGCCGGCCCCGCCGAGGACATCGTGCGCACCGAGGTCATCTCGACGTGGTTCGCCGGACGTCGGGTGCACGGCGACTGA
- a CDS encoding branched-chain amino acid ABC transporter permease encodes MLQGAIAGLAAGGLYAVLGVCLTLMSRLVRVVNFAQAATGMFGAFTAVWLVREIDLPIWLGSVLGVLVAGLLSAAIGFIAATWLSEASTTTRSAMTVGPLLLLISLSFILFGNKPQPFTPIIAGPAFSFGGVVISQVTVATVAMAIITAIVVRLVLRRTRVGTQLRALSERPTTAELLGIRSRPLSIAVWFVTGVISAMAIIIVAPSQSNDATSLAMLIVPAAAAALLGGFRRLDLAVVGGIVLGVLGGLVAQIDEVALVRNFLPFLFIVVLLLWTQRKEVWDAAR; translated from the coding sequence ATGCTGCAAGGCGCCATCGCCGGTCTCGCCGCCGGCGGCCTCTATGCCGTCCTCGGCGTGTGCCTGACGCTGATGTCCCGACTCGTGCGCGTGGTGAACTTCGCCCAGGCCGCGACCGGGATGTTCGGGGCCTTCACCGCGGTGTGGCTCGTGCGCGAGATCGACCTGCCGATCTGGCTCGGCTCGGTGCTCGGCGTCCTGGTGGCCGGGCTGCTCTCGGCAGCGATCGGGTTCATCGCCGCGACCTGGCTGTCCGAGGCCTCCACCACCACCCGTTCGGCGATGACCGTCGGCCCCCTCCTGCTGCTCATCTCCCTGTCGTTCATCCTCTTCGGCAACAAGCCGCAGCCGTTCACGCCGATCATCGCCGGACCGGCGTTCTCGTTCGGCGGCGTGGTGATCAGCCAGGTCACGGTCGCGACCGTCGCGATGGCGATCATCACCGCCATCGTGGTCCGCCTCGTGCTGCGCCGCACCAGGGTCGGCACGCAGCTGCGCGCGCTCTCGGAGCGCCCGACCACGGCGGAACTCCTCGGCATCCGCTCGCGCCCGCTGTCGATCGCCGTCTGGTTCGTCACGGGTGTGATCAGCGCGATGGCGATCATCATCGTGGCCCCCTCGCAGTCGAACGACGCGACCAGCCTCGCGATGCTCATCGTCCCGGCCGCGGCGGCAGCCCTGCTCGGCGGCTTCCGACGACTCGACCTCGCCGTCGTCGGCGGGATCGTCCTGGGTGTGCTCGGTGGTCTCGTCGCCCAGATCGACGAAGTGGCGCTGGTGCGCAACTTCCTCCCGTTCCTGTTCATCGTCGTCCTGTTGCTCTGGACGCAGCGCAAGGAGGTGTGGGATGCCGCTCGCTGA
- a CDS encoding SDR family oxidoreductase, translating to MGAVVGSTVSGRVVVITGGGTGIGAAIAERYAAEGAHVVVVGRRPEPLHEVERAVGALPIIADAADTASAKAAVADVLARFGRIDVLVANAGGHGFSPVGETDDESWDAAIRANLTTAFTMAREALPALIEAKGQIVIVSSLAGLFAGPSVAGYTVGKHALVGLTRTLARDYGRHGVRVNAICPGWVQTPMADEEMDEFATHAGLGSREEAYEKVTADVPLRRPARPAEIASVVRFLGSGESSYITGAVIVADGGSHVVDVPTIAFDHAGM from the coding sequence ATGGGAGCTGTGGTCGGATCGACCGTCTCGGGACGCGTCGTCGTCATCACCGGAGGAGGAACGGGCATCGGAGCCGCCATCGCCGAACGATACGCGGCCGAAGGTGCGCATGTCGTGGTCGTCGGGCGTCGCCCGGAGCCCCTGCATGAGGTCGAACGCGCGGTCGGGGCCCTGCCGATCATCGCGGATGCGGCCGATACCGCCTCCGCGAAGGCTGCCGTCGCCGACGTGCTCGCGCGGTTCGGGCGCATCGACGTGCTGGTCGCGAACGCGGGCGGCCACGGATTCTCGCCGGTGGGGGAGACCGACGACGAGAGCTGGGATGCGGCGATCCGCGCGAATCTCACCACGGCTTTCACGATGGCGAGGGAGGCCCTGCCCGCGCTGATCGAGGCGAAGGGGCAGATCGTGATCGTGTCGTCGCTCGCGGGGCTCTTCGCCGGACCCTCCGTCGCCGGGTACACGGTCGGCAAGCACGCCCTGGTCGGGCTCACGCGCACTCTCGCGCGGGACTACGGCCGGCACGGTGTGCGCGTGAACGCCATCTGCCCCGGGTGGGTGCAGACGCCGATGGCCGACGAGGAGATGGACGAGTTCGCCACGCACGCCGGTCTCGGCTCCCGCGAGGAGGCCTACGAGAAGGTCACCGCTGACGTGCCGCTGCGCCGTCCCGCCCGACCGGCCGAGATCGCCTCGGTCGTGCGGTTCCTCGGCTCCGGGGAGTCGTCGTACATCACGGGGGCGGTGATCGTCGCCGACGGCGGCTCGCACGTGGTCGACGTGCCGACCATCGCCTTCGATCACGCCGGGATGTGA
- a CDS encoding ABC transporter substrate-binding protein, protein MNTRASGTAALLAVAALTLAGCAGGDGGTGGGSGDPIVVGSVNTISGPATFPEASQAAAAVFEAFNEAGGLDGRTIDYKMLDDKGDPATATASARELVGSDGAVALVGSASLIECEINAKYYEQEGILSMPGIGVDTGCFDSENISPANVGPFNDMTLTLQYGSEVLGLDDICILLEIAGSTRPTYQAAIDEWTEITGKKPKYVDDTVPYGASDYTPYIVKARDQGCKALAINPVEPDAIGQVKAANAQGWDDVTWLYLTSVYSENFAEAIDDAGAGIYVPAEFYPFTDDSEINADWRELMEANDIPLTSFSQGGYLAATYFIEVLEGMDGDITRETVSEALKGMEPIENPMVGTPYAFGTQNTAGWPIILESGTNAWEKVADDWLRIGE, encoded by the coding sequence ATGAACACACGAGCATCCGGCACCGCGGCGCTCCTCGCCGTGGCAGCCCTCACCCTCGCCGGCTGCGCCGGTGGAGACGGCGGAACCGGCGGTGGGAGCGGCGACCCGATCGTCGTCGGCTCCGTCAACACCATCAGCGGTCCCGCGACCTTCCCCGAGGCCTCGCAGGCCGCCGCCGCCGTGTTCGAGGCCTTCAACGAGGCGGGCGGGCTCGACGGCCGCACGATCGACTACAAGATGCTGGACGACAAGGGCGACCCGGCCACGGCCACCGCCTCCGCACGCGAGCTTGTCGGCAGCGACGGCGCGGTCGCGCTCGTCGGCTCCGCCAGCCTCATCGAGTGCGAGATCAACGCCAAGTACTACGAGCAGGAGGGCATCCTCTCGATGCCGGGCATCGGAGTCGACACCGGCTGCTTCGACAGCGAGAACATCTCCCCCGCGAACGTCGGACCGTTCAACGACATGACGCTCACGCTGCAGTACGGATCCGAGGTGCTCGGCCTCGACGACATCTGCATCCTGCTCGAGATCGCCGGTTCCACGCGTCCCACCTACCAGGCCGCGATCGACGAGTGGACCGAGATCACCGGCAAGAAGCCGAAGTACGTCGACGACACCGTCCCGTACGGCGCCTCCGACTACACCCCCTACATCGTCAAGGCACGCGACCAGGGCTGCAAGGCCCTGGCGATCAATCCCGTGGAGCCCGACGCGATCGGACAGGTCAAGGCCGCGAACGCCCAGGGCTGGGACGACGTGACCTGGCTCTACCTGACGAGCGTCTACAGCGAGAACTTCGCCGAGGCGATCGACGACGCGGGTGCGGGCATCTACGTGCCGGCGGAGTTCTACCCGTTCACCGACGACAGCGAGATCAACGCCGACTGGCGAGAGCTGATGGAGGCCAACGACATCCCGCTCACCTCGTTCAGCCAGGGCGGGTACCTCGCCGCGACGTACTTCATCGAGGTGCTCGAAGGGATGGACGGCGACATCACCCGCGAGACCGTCTCGGAAGCGCTGAAGGGCATGGAGCCGATCGAGAACCCGATGGTCGGAACGCCCTACGCGTTCGGCACCCAGAACACCGCGGGCTGGCCGATCATCCTCGAGTCCGGCACGAACGCCTGGGAGAAGGTCGCCGACGACTGGCTCCGCATCGGCGAGTAG
- a CDS encoding ATP-binding cassette domain-containing protein, translated as MSELVLDGVTVSRGAGPVISDVSLRVTGGEVLALVGPNGAGKTSLIESVSGVTPHSAGGMTLDGEPIDRLSRVARARRGIVHIEQGRAVFPSLTVRENISLTARTPGELDAALAQFPELEKRIDAPTALLSGGEQQMVVLARAFAAKPRILLIDEMSLGLAPVVFLRLMPIVKSIADSGVGVLLVEQFTQLALDLAQEAVVVAGGRVSFQGASDALRADPGLLHRAYLGG; from the coding sequence GTGAGCGAACTCGTCCTGGACGGTGTCACCGTCAGTCGCGGCGCCGGTCCCGTGATCTCCGACGTCTCGCTGCGGGTCACCGGAGGCGAGGTGCTGGCGCTGGTGGGCCCGAACGGCGCGGGCAAGACGAGCCTGATCGAATCGGTCTCCGGCGTCACCCCGCATTCCGCCGGCGGCATGACCCTCGACGGCGAGCCGATCGACCGGCTGTCCCGCGTCGCGAGAGCCCGCCGCGGGATCGTGCACATCGAGCAGGGACGCGCCGTCTTCCCCTCGCTGACCGTGCGCGAGAACATCTCCCTCACCGCACGCACCCCCGGAGAGCTGGACGCCGCCCTCGCGCAGTTCCCCGAGCTCGAGAAGCGCATCGATGCGCCGACAGCCCTGCTGTCGGGCGGCGAGCAGCAGATGGTGGTGCTCGCGCGCGCGTTCGCCGCGAAGCCGCGCATCCTGCTCATCGACGAGATGTCGCTGGGCCTCGCCCCCGTCGTTTTCCTGCGCCTGATGCCGATCGTGAAGTCGATCGCCGATTCCGGGGTGGGCGTGCTGCTCGTCGAGCAGTTCACGCAGCTCGCCCTCGATCTCGCCCAGGAAGCCGTGGTCGTGGCGGGAGGCCGGGTGTCGTTCCAAGGGGCATCCGATGCCCTGCGAGCCGACCCCGGCCTCCTGCACCGCGCCTATCTCGGCGGATGA
- a CDS encoding SDR family oxidoreductase, whose amino-acid sequence MDLQLQGTTALITGAAGGIGRATAHGLAAEGVRVALLDRDGAALHDVARDCPDAVVLVADVTDEGQVHAAVHAGVAALGRLDAVVCCAGVSGPVGTPIEETSLDIWNRVLAVNVTGSFLVLKHALAALREAEAASVVLLASDSALVASPGMVPYCTSKAALVQFARALSVDLADTRIRVNTVAPSIVDTPMSRSDLGAAAFDDPPFPVQSAAEVAAHVAYLVSPRTRAVNGTSILSDFGYTARSGFPA is encoded by the coding sequence ATGGATCTGCAGCTGCAGGGGACGACGGCCCTCATCACGGGAGCGGCCGGCGGCATCGGCCGCGCCACCGCCCACGGGCTCGCTGCGGAGGGCGTCCGTGTCGCGCTGCTCGACAGGGACGGTGCGGCGCTGCACGACGTGGCCCGCGACTGCCCGGATGCGGTGGTCCTGGTGGCGGATGTCACGGACGAGGGCCAGGTGCACGCCGCCGTGCACGCCGGGGTGGCGGCGCTGGGGAGGCTCGACGCGGTCGTCTGCTGCGCCGGTGTGTCCGGCCCGGTGGGGACGCCGATCGAGGAGACCAGTCTCGACATCTGGAATCGGGTGCTCGCCGTCAACGTGACGGGGTCGTTCCTGGTCCTGAAGCACGCCCTGGCGGCGCTGCGCGAAGCGGAGGCCGCCTCCGTGGTGCTGCTCGCCAGTGACTCGGCCCTCGTCGCGTCGCCCGGTATGGTGCCGTACTGCACGTCGAAGGCGGCTCTGGTCCAGTTCGCTCGCGCGCTGTCCGTCGACCTCGCCGACACCCGTATCCGGGTGAACACGGTGGCCCCGTCGATCGTCGACACTCCGATGAGTCGGAGCGACCTCGGCGCTGCGGCCTTCGACGATCCGCCGTTCCCGGTGCAGAGCGCAGCGGAGGTCGCTGCCCACGTCGCGTACCTCGTGTCGCCTCGCACCAGGGCCGTCAACGGCACCAGCATCCTCAGCGACTTCGGGTACACCGCCCGTTCGGGATTCCCCGCCTGA
- a CDS encoding APC family permease, translating to MADPTSASTTQNHTSLRPGALGVAGIVFLVLAAVAPLTGIVVVASLAIALGNGGGTPMSFFLVAGILLLFAIGYAQMSKQLVNAGGFYAFVVKGLGRTGGLIAGLIATLGYNFFVVGTIGTSGFFMQTIIRDLTGLDVNWLVWGLLSIVVCFVLARIGVDFSSKVLGVCLVLEVLMLVVFDISVLVQTGYDLAAFSPEAVFSGSLPIGLLLAATGFLGFEATALFSEEAKQPLRTIPRATYTSIIAIGVILGVTTWAVVSATGVSQAQATALEHLPTGDLIFSISQQYLGGPLTTLMMILLLVSLFAAMLAFHNSATRYLYSLGRAKILPQALARTRANGAPQLAGIVQAGFAGIVAIIFAIAGADPILTLVPAMLGFGTLSVLILQGLAAISIVVYFRRRQDPRWWSTFIAPGIGFLGIAAISVLAIVNFNIVAGSEELAIRLMPLLLVLALIGGIVYGAYLRRSRPAVYEGLATDLEKFSDR from the coding sequence GTGGCAGACCCGACATCTGCGTCCACGACGCAGAACCACACCTCCCTCCGTCCTGGCGCCCTCGGCGTCGCCGGAATCGTCTTCCTCGTCCTCGCCGCGGTCGCACCGTTGACCGGCATCGTGGTCGTGGCCTCGCTGGCCATCGCCCTCGGCAACGGCGGCGGCACACCCATGTCGTTCTTCCTGGTGGCAGGGATCCTGCTGCTCTTCGCGATCGGCTACGCGCAGATGTCGAAGCAGCTGGTCAATGCCGGCGGCTTCTACGCCTTCGTGGTGAAGGGCCTCGGGCGCACCGGTGGCCTGATCGCGGGTCTGATCGCCACGCTGGGCTACAACTTCTTCGTGGTCGGCACGATCGGCACGAGCGGTTTCTTCATGCAGACGATCATCCGCGACCTCACCGGTCTCGACGTGAACTGGCTGGTGTGGGGACTGCTGTCGATCGTGGTGTGCTTCGTCCTCGCTCGGATCGGCGTCGACTTCAGCTCGAAGGTTCTGGGCGTCTGCCTGGTGCTCGAGGTGCTCATGCTGGTCGTCTTCGACATCTCCGTGCTCGTGCAGACCGGCTACGACCTGGCGGCCTTCAGCCCCGAGGCCGTGTTCTCCGGGTCGCTGCCCATCGGCCTGCTGCTGGCGGCGACCGGCTTCCTCGGCTTCGAGGCGACCGCGCTGTTCAGCGAGGAGGCGAAGCAGCCGCTGCGCACGATCCCGCGCGCCACCTACACCTCGATCATCGCGATCGGCGTGATCCTCGGTGTCACCACGTGGGCGGTCGTCAGCGCGACGGGTGTCTCCCAGGCGCAGGCCACCGCCCTCGAACATCTGCCGACCGGTGACCTGATCTTCTCGATCTCGCAGCAGTACCTGGGTGGTCCGCTGACGACCCTGATGATGATCCTGCTCCTGGTGAGCCTGTTCGCGGCGATGCTGGCGTTCCACAACTCGGCGACCCGCTACCTCTACTCGCTGGGGCGCGCGAAGATCCTCCCGCAGGCACTCGCTCGCACCCGCGCGAACGGCGCCCCGCAGCTCGCCGGCATCGTGCAGGCCGGGTTCGCGGGCATCGTCGCGATCATCTTCGCGATCGCCGGCGCCGATCCGATCCTCACCCTCGTGCCGGCGATGCTCGGCTTCGGCACCCTGAGCGTGCTGATCCTGCAGGGGCTCGCGGCCATCTCGATCGTCGTGTACTTCCGCCGCCGCCAGGATCCGCGGTGGTGGAGCACCTTCATCGCCCCCGGCATCGGGTTCCTCGGTATCGCCGCGATCTCGGTCCTCGCGATCGTGAACTTCAACATCGTGGCGGGGTCCGAAGAGCTCGCGATCCGGCTGATGCCGCTGCTGCTGGTGCTCGCCCTCATCGGCGGCATCGTCTACGGCGCCTATCTCCGCCGCTCCAGGCCCGCCGTGTACGAGGGCCTCGCCACCGACCTCGAGAAGTTCAGCGACCGCTGA
- a CDS encoding ATP-binding cassette domain-containing protein produces the protein MPLADRPWFRITWPFAVALAGIGAGAILSASLPGYFVFLAISAVTAAIAILGLGIVTGSAGMIALCQLTFAAVGAWIVSLLNVMQAPGGFIVWLVLGGVAAGLVGILVGLPALRLRGVNLAVVTLGFAAAADVTLVQIQFPGSAQGTAIERPEMFSNDRQFFFLSIVVLAVCALGAFFLQRGRWGSSWKAVAFSERGTAAAGQSVQTAKLTAFAVSAALGGISGGLLAGQVQLPFASSFTPLQSLALYVLAIMSGAHLIDMAIFGGLLWVLVPELLKRWGIPQDWGFVVFGVLGVQALTSGTNLGQGIRNLIWRRADRQAATVALTALPPDAGADAAVITTTTTATVDEAALAGTPVLTVDGLTVQFGTLKALDDVSFQVPAASIMGLIGPNGAGKSTFVDAISGFLPKHTGRVLLGDRDLVGLSPTRRARLGLRRTFQQDRVPPSLTVGAYVRFVARRRLAASDIDEVLEFFGCPPARARLSSVDVGTRRLVEVAANVVSRPRLLILDEPAAGLSHDEHLALAARLRELPARYGVALIIIEHDLDLVRSVCPTLTVLDFGRVLASGPQAEVLANPDVVKAYMGETELLK, from the coding sequence ATGCCGCTCGCTGACCGTCCCTGGTTCCGGATCACCTGGCCGTTCGCCGTCGCTCTCGCCGGTATCGGAGCGGGTGCGATCCTCAGCGCCTCCCTGCCGGGGTACTTCGTCTTCCTCGCGATCAGCGCGGTCACGGCCGCGATCGCCATCCTCGGTCTCGGCATCGTCACCGGCTCCGCAGGGATGATCGCGCTCTGCCAACTCACCTTCGCCGCCGTGGGGGCCTGGATCGTCTCCCTGCTGAACGTGATGCAGGCGCCGGGCGGATTCATCGTCTGGCTGGTCCTCGGCGGGGTGGCGGCGGGCCTCGTCGGCATTCTCGTCGGCCTCCCCGCTCTGCGGCTGCGCGGTGTGAACCTCGCCGTCGTGACCCTGGGCTTCGCGGCAGCCGCCGACGTGACGCTCGTGCAGATCCAGTTCCCCGGTTCGGCTCAGGGCACGGCGATCGAGCGTCCCGAGATGTTCTCGAACGACCGGCAGTTCTTCTTCCTCTCCATCGTCGTGCTCGCCGTCTGCGCACTCGGCGCGTTCTTCCTGCAGCGCGGCCGGTGGGGATCGAGCTGGAAGGCCGTCGCGTTCTCCGAGCGCGGCACGGCCGCCGCCGGACAGAGCGTGCAGACCGCGAAGCTCACCGCATTCGCGGTCTCGGCCGCCCTCGGCGGCATCTCCGGCGGGCTGCTCGCCGGTCAGGTGCAACTCCCGTTCGCCTCGAGCTTCACACCCCTGCAGTCGCTGGCCCTCTACGTGCTCGCGATCATGTCGGGCGCGCACCTGATCGACATGGCGATCTTCGGGGGCCTGCTGTGGGTGCTGGTCCCCGAGCTCCTCAAACGCTGGGGCATCCCGCAGGACTGGGGCTTCGTCGTCTTCGGCGTGCTCGGTGTGCAGGCGCTCACCAGCGGCACGAACCTCGGCCAGGGCATCCGCAACCTGATCTGGCGCCGCGCGGATCGCCAGGCCGCCACCGTCGCGCTGACGGCGCTTCCCCCTGACGCCGGAGCGGATGCCGCGGTGATCACCACCACGACCACGGCCACGGTCGACGAGGCGGCGCTCGCCGGGACGCCGGTGCTCACCGTTGACGGCCTGACGGTGCAGTTCGGCACCCTGAAGGCCCTCGACGACGTCTCGTTCCAGGTTCCCGCCGCGTCGATCATGGGGCTCATCGGTCCGAACGGAGCCGGGAAGTCGACGTTCGTCGATGCGATCAGCGGGTTCCTCCCGAAGCACACGGGGCGCGTGCTCCTGGGAGACCGCGACCTCGTCGGCCTCTCCCCCACGCGGCGCGCGCGTCTCGGTCTGCGCCGGACCTTCCAGCAGGACCGGGTGCCGCCGTCGCTCACCGTTGGCGCATACGTGCGGTTCGTGGCCCGGCGCCGGCTCGCCGCATCCGACATCGACGAGGTGCTCGAGTTCTTCGGCTGCCCGCCCGCGCGTGCACGCCTGTCGAGCGTCGACGTCGGCACACGCCGGCTCGTGGAGGTCGCCGCGAACGTCGTCTCCCGTCCCCGTCTGCTGATCCTCGACGAACCCGCCGCCGGGCTCTCGCATGACGAGCATCTCGCCCTCGCTGCGAGGCTGCGGGAGCTGCCTGCGCGCTACGGCGTCGCCCTCATCATCATCGAGCACGACCTCGATCTCGTCCGCTCCGTGTGCCCGACCCTCACGGTGCTGGACTTCGGCCGCGTGCTGGCCAGCGGACCACAGGCCGAGGTCCTGGCGAACCCCGACGTCGTCAAGGCGTACATGGGAGAGACGGAGCTGTTGAAGTGA